A single region of the Clostridia bacterium genome encodes:
- a CDS encoding HesA/MoeB/ThiF family protein: protein MKKLRESQRVRYQRQLVIPEIGEDGQKRLLNSSVLVVGAGGLGSPVAYYLAAAGVGKIGLIDSDRVELSNLQRQILHFSSDLGMAKVLSARSKLENLNPEIEVLAYPRRLETVQETQEIVAKFDVIVGAVDNYEARYLLNDACVAQRKPLIEGGVLRWEGMIMTILPGQGPCYRCLFPAPILEAEGRRPEHAGVIGVTPGVIGTLQAAEALKLIIGAGQPLVGRLLVYDGLNASFNEVEVARNPNCPVCGEI, encoded by the coding sequence ATGAAGAAGCTTAGGGAAAGTCAGCGGGTACGTTACCAACGCCAGTTGGTTATTCCGGAAATTGGCGAGGATGGACAGAAAAGGCTTTTAAACTCGTCGGTGCTAGTGGTTGGAGCCGGGGGGTTGGGTTCTCCAGTAGCTTATTATCTGGCTGCCGCAGGTGTTGGGAAGATTGGATTAATCGATAGCGATCGGGTTGAGCTCTCAAATCTGCAACGGCAGATACTTCATTTTAGCAGCGATTTAGGCATGGCCAAGGTATTATCAGCTCGGTCCAAGCTTGAGAATCTAAACCCGGAGATAGAGGTACTTGCCTACCCAAGGCGACTAGAGACAGTACAAGAGACTCAAGAAATCGTAGCCAAATTTGATGTAATAGTAGGAGCGGTCGACAATTACGAGGCCCGCTACCTTCTTAACGATGCTTGTGTAGCTCAGCGTAAACCTCTCATCGAAGGTGGAGTGCTGCGGTGGGAAGGAATGATAATGACGATTCTTCCTGGCCAAGGACCATGCTATCGCTGCCTATTTCCTGCTCCAATACTGGAAGCAGAGGGAAGGAGGCCAGAGCACGCCGGAGTAATAGGAGTTACTCCGGGGGTAATTGGTACCCTCCAGGCCGCAGAGGCACTAAAGCTTATCATCGGTGCAGGACAGCCGTTAGTGGGGAGGTTGCTGGTATACGATGGCTTAAATGCTAGTTTTAACGAAGTGGAGGTGGCAAGAAACCCCAATTGTCCAGTCTGTGGGGAAATCTAA